AATACCCTATCCTTAGGTTCAGCAAATGCCGCAATCATCAAGATGTCATAGTCCAAGTCTGCAATAGTCTTTTCATTACCTGTTATAATCTCAATGCTTTCATCAAGACCTAAACGTTTTAAGACTTTTCTTGACAAGTCAGCAACTTCAGGATCCTGTTCAATACCAATACATTTGCATCCAGTTACCATATTAAACATGATTATTGTTAATGGCAAAGGACCGCTACCTAAAAATACAAATGTCTTGTTTTCATTGAATTTAGCCAATTGCATTTCATTTTCAATAAGGCCAATATACCTGTCATAAAAATGGAATGAATCCAAAACAGCTTTGGGATCATCAGATTCCAAAATTTTCATAGCATTTTCACGTTCTAATCTTGCACCGATATAAACATAGAACTTACGAATCAACTTCAATGCTTTATTCATTTTCTCATCATCAAGAATATGCTTTGCAGAGTCAAAATCTATTTCCTTGTCATGGGCAATTACTTCAATATCATCCAAGATCTTTGTAATCTCCCCAATATCAGTGCCATCCAATGCAGAAATGCCCTCAGTATCCAAATCTCCATAGCTTGAAAGCTTATTCGCAATCTCTTCAATTGTTCCCCAATATTTATAACAACTCATTTTATCACATAAAATCTATTAAAAAATAAAAAAATCGTTTATAATTAAATTTGTATTTTAAAGTATAAATTAAAAAATATAAATTTAATTTTAATTATTATTTTGTAATTAAAGCAATATATTTTAACTTATATTTATTAAAACTAATTTTATTAAATTATTTGCTTGATAAGTTCTTTACCATATGGACTGTCTGAAGCTCATTATTTGTATCCCATGTTACATTGAATCCTACTTTTTTCCAAAAATTAAATCCTGCTTCAAGATTCTTATGTGTATGCAAATAAATCTCATTGAAGTTATTTTCACAGCAAAACTCCTCAACAACATTATATAACTGTGTAGCTAATCCACAACGCCTATAATACTTATCTACAAAGAGTCTCCAAATGCTTGCTGTGGATTCCTTAGAGTACAAATCCTGAAATTCCATAAAGTTCTTATCATACTGCCTAACTGCTATGGTAGCAATGATTTTTCCATTATCACAATCTTCAACATAAAACAGACTGTTTTTCTTGCAATCTATATAATACTTGTTCAAGTCTATTATGTCCTTATGCCAAGAAGGAATGTAACCATAGCCATATTCAGATCTTATTTGAGAAAACAGGAAATTTCTCACTCTAATTTTTGCATCACAATCATCAGACAATTGCTTTATGGTAAAATCCATTTTTATCACTTTAAATCATTTTTAAAATAATAATCCATGCGAAAAACAAAAATTAAAATTCTTAAAAATAAAAAAAATAAAAAAGATATTAAATGTGATTAATATCATCAAGATAAATTACTTCATCACAAATAATATCCATTAAATCCCTATCATGGCTAACAACAAGCAAACCCATGTTTCTTTCCTTGACAATCTTTAAAACTGATTCAAAGATCTGAACTTGAGTGATTGCATCAAGCATAGTGGTCATTTCATCAGCTATTAAGAATTTAGTCTTTGGATTTAAAGACCTTAAAACTGAGAATCTTTGCAATTCACCACCGGAAAGCTCTGCAGGCCATCTGTTTAGCCAAGATTTTTGAATACCGAAGTCTTCCAACAAACCATCAGGAACATCCCAAGATTCCTCCAAGACTTCATGCATCTTCCACTTAGGATTCATAACCTTTTCGGGATGCTGATAAATCAATTGAACAGGGTTAAAACCGCTTTTAGGGATTTCATTTCCATCCAATCTCACTTCACCATCATATCTTTTAATGTGTCCAGCAAGTATTTTGCATAAGCTTGATTTACCGCTTCCACTGTCTCCAAACAAACCTAAAATCTTCTTATTGTCAATGGTTATGTCAACATCCTTCAAGATTTGCCTAGATCCTGAACTATATTTGAATGAAATATTTCTACCAGTTAACTCCATATTATCTACTCCCCATATTTAAAGCATCTGACCCTCTTATTCTCATCAATAGGGAATAAGAACGGCCTTTCCTTATCACAATTCTCCAACTTATGAGGACAACGTTCATAATATGGACATCCTACTGGAATCTCACCATGCAATGGCTGATGCCCTTTAGTTAGTTCAAAACCATTATGAGGCAATGCCTTATAAAGGGATTTGGTATATGGATGAAGCAAATTCTCTCCTTCACCACTGAAATCACTTGCATTTGCAACTTCAATAACATAACCTGAATAGAAGATTGCTATTCTGTTTGCAACCTTCAAAGCAGCATCAATATCGTGGGTAATAAGCAAAACCCCCACATTATCTGCTGCCATCTGTCTTAAATGATTCAAGGTTTCCTCTACAGACTTTTCATCCAATCCTGGAGTTGGCTCATCCGCAATTACAAGCTTAGGATTTGTAAGAAGAGCTGTTGATACAAGAACCCTTCTTGCCATACCACCAGACAATTGGAAAGGATACATGTCATCCACTTCCTCAGACAAGCCATATTTCTCGAAAATAGCCCTTTGCTTAGCTCTTTTCTCCTTCTCCTCAGCTTCATCAGCACATTCACCAATAACCTGGTCTGAAACCTTCATTAAAGGATCTAAAAAGTTAACAGATTGGGGAATCAAGGCAATCTCATGACCACGCAATTCCTTTTTCAATTCATCTGTTAAAACATCCCCCTTATAGACCATATTACCAGATAAATTAGCGTTGTGAGGCAGAATACCAAGGATTGCATGTGCAAGAAGACTCTTACCAGATCCGCTTGAACCTAAAACAGCAACGATTTCGCCTTCCTTAATATCCAAAGTCAAATCAGTGATAACCTTAAGCTCTCTTTGATTCAAACCTTTGACATATTGGGTAAATGAAATGGAAATATTTGAAACATTAATTAAATCACTCATATTATCACCTAATCATTTGCACTTGCTGGATCCAGCATCTTCTTGATGTTCTCTCCTGCAATATCAAACAATAATACAAGAATCAATAATGCCAACCCAGGGAATAAAGCTAACCACCAATTACCAGTTGCAAGGTATTTCATGGATTCAGACAAGATAATACCGATAGCCGGTTCATGTGGAGATAATCCGAAACCTAAGAAAGTTACACTTGCCTCGTGCATGATTGCATGAGGGAAAATCAAGATTGTACCTACAATCACTTGAGTGATAACCAAAGGTAAGATCTGTTTTCTTGCAATCCAAAACTTGGATTGTCCTAATTTTTCTGAAATTGTAACAAATTCTGAAGTTTTAATACGTTTTATTTCAGCTCTAAGCACTCTTGCAAGAGATGTCCAGTGAGTGAATGCAACACCAATCAATACACCGAAAGCACCTCCACCTAAAGCAATGGATATAAGGATAATAAGCAAGATGTGTGGAATGGATAGGAATACATCTATCAACCATGAAACAAAACTGTCCAAATGCTTATTGAAACTTGATAAGAACGCTAAGGCAACAGCAATGATACTGCTTAAAATGGAAGCGAAGAATCCTATTTGAACACTTAATCCTAAACCTTTTAAGGTACGGATAAACATGTCCCTACCTAACCAATCTGTACCGAAGATATGCTCCAAGGAAGGAGGTTGGTTCATCATGGTCCAGTTGGTAGTGATGCTTTTTGGGTCAATGAAGAAACTGATAACAACAACCAAAATCAAGATGAAAGTGGATAAACCTATTGCAAGCAATGTTTTGGTCCTCAAATTCATGTTGCCTAAAACATCAAACTTATTCACTTTATTGACTGACTCATCCATCTTCCTCACCTTCCCTGATTCTTGGGTCTACAAAGTTATAAAGGATATCTGCAATTAAATTCCCACAATAAACAAATATTGCACTGAATATAACAATACCCAACAATAGTGGGACATCACTTCTCAAACCTGCAGAAACCGCTGCCTGACCAATTCCAGGATACATGAAAACCTGTTCAACAAGAACGGTTCCACCAAACAATTCGCTGAAAGACAAGAATTGCAATGTGATAGCAGGCAAAAGAATGTTTCTTACACCGTGCCTTTTAATCAAAGTCCATCCATCTTCCCCTCTTGCTTTTGCAAAAAGGAAATAATCAGTTGACATGACTTCAATAAGCTTGTCACGAGTATACAATGCAATTGATGCAACACCTAAAATGCTCAAAGTGAATGCCGGCAAGATCAAATGCCTTAACCAATCCCAAAATGAAACATCCTGACTCAATGCACCAATCGGCACTCCGCCACTTACAGGGAATAGTCCTAAATAAACACTGAATACCATTACAACAAGCAATGCAATCCAAAATGTAGGGGCAGATTGCAATATGTAACAATAGACTTTCACTGCCTTGTCTACCCAAGTGTCTCTTTTAAATCCTGCAAGAATACCTAATGCAAAACCTAATACACCGGAAATCAACCAAGATGTTAACATCAAAATTAATGATGCTGTGAACTTTTCACCAATAACATGCAATACTGGAGTCCTATAAATTAAAGAAGTTCCAAAATCACCAACGATAATATTTCCTAACCAATTCAATAGTTTTTCAGTAATCGGCTGATTTACACCCCAATAAGCTTCCAATTGAGCAATTTTTTCAGGGCCTACAACCATATTGGAAATATAAGCGTTTACTGGATTTATAGGAGACATGTCAATTAATATAAAACTTAATAATATTACAACAACCAATAATATAACAAAACGGACAAGCTTATATCCTAAAAATTTAAGTATTTTCTGTTTATCTAACAAAAAATAACCTCCCATAAAAATTTACACATAGTGAACAATTAAATTTGAAAATCTAATAATAATAATATAATAACTCTAAACTCATAATAAAATAAAATCAATAAACATACTCAAAAAAATACAATTTACCCATATCTTTCCTTAATGCATTAAAAAAGCTTAAATAAACAATATTTTTAGAAATTATAATCTGAATATAAAAATTGGAATTTAAATATGAAAACTATAATCTAAATATAAATACATCTATAAAATTTTCTTTTATTGAAAGTTGAAAGGAAACTAATTCTTCATTTGAATAAAAAACTTAAAAAAATTAGAAGGAAGTAGAAAAAGGTTTTTGAAAACTTTTCCTACCTCCATCACTTATACATTTTTTATGCTGTAGAGTTAGTCATGGTCCAGTCATATATGTTACTGAATAAGTCTCCTCCGTGAGGTTGCAATAGAGCAGTGTCATTGGAAATGTCCACTCTATCATTTACAAAGTAACCGTATTTGATTTCACCTAACCATAACCAGTTTGCATCACCTTTAGGTGAGATACCAGTGGTACCGTCCCAGGATACTGCAGACCAATCTTTGTATGAAGCTTCACAGGATTCAGCAAATGCAGCATCCATGTGAGCGTCTACAGCACTGTTGTTTACTCTTGCAGGGTTGAAGTCAGAAGAACTGTAGTATTCTCCGTACATGTCAGAAGGATCTGTGGAACCGTATCCCCAGAGAACTCCTTGAGAGTATTGATTTGGATAGATTTCATCCCATTCAGCACCGACAGGTTCAACTTCAATACCGAATTCTTTAGCTTGTTCTGATAATCCTAAAGCTAATGCTTGTCTTTCTGGAGCATTTGCAGAGTAATATACTTTGAATGATGCTTTTGTACCATCTTTTTCTCTTATTCCGTCACCGTCAGAGTCAACCCAACCAGCTTCTTCTAAGGTTTTGTTAGCAAATGCAACGTCACCGTCTTCAATTGCTGCTTCTGGGTTAGCCCATGGTAATTGATGAGCAATACCGTCGTAGGAAGGAACACCTAATCCGTTTAATGCACCATCAGCTAATGCAGTTCTGTTAATACCATAGTTCAATGCTTTTCTTATTGCAATGTCTGCAGTTACATTGTTACCAATGGTGTAGTTATCTTCTGGAGATACTTCACCAGTATCAGGTACACTTGGCAATGAAATACCACGAACGTCAATTGTGTCCATTAAGTACATGGTGTATCCGTCAACCTTTTCCTTACCGTATTCAAGAGGTACAGCTACAATATCAGCTTCTCCGTTTTTAGCTAAGTTGAATGCTGCTTCGTTTTGAGCAAAGAGAATGGTTATTTTTTCGATTTGAGGCATTTTACCATAGTAATCAGGGTTTTTCTCTAAGATTACTTGTTGACCTTTATCCCATTGTACGAATTTGTATGGTCCAGAACCTATAGGGTTTTCACCATAGGTTTCATTGTTATAGGAATCAGAAGGTACAATACCGATGTAAGCTAATTTATCCAAGAAAGTGGAATCAGATTTGTTTAAATCAAATTCTACAGTGTAATCATCAATAGCTTTAGCTTCATTTAAAGCAGTTAAGTCTAAGCTTGCACCACTTTCTTTTGCGGCATTGAATGTGAATGCTACATCTTCTGCAGTAAGTGGTGTACCATCGGTAAACTTGACATCATCTCTTAAGTTTACAGTATATTTCTTATAATCACTAGAAATATCATAGTCTGTAGCCAAATCATTTGAGTAAGTACCGTTTGTATTCATTTTAAGTAAGGTACTTTGAATCAATGGCTCTGCATAATAGTTCCAACCTGCAATTGGATCGAAACCAGCTTCTGGTTCCCCTCCATGACTGTAAGCCGCAACTACAATTTCACCAGGCCCTCTTTCATGTGAGCCCCATCCCATAAGAAGAGCTCCACCAATGAGTACTAGAATAATTGCGATTACCGCACCAATTATATATTTTGTATCCATAATAAGACTCCTTAAGTTAAAAATAAAATATTAAACAACAATCTTAAAAAATGAAAATTTCAATAACAAAATTTTCATTAAACAATAGTAATAATAATATTAAAATTGTTATTAATTTAATACTTTACACTAAATAATTATTACATACATATATAAAAATATTTCTAAAAAAAGTAATACAAAATGACTTATTTTTGGCTAAAAAGTATTAATTATTACTAAAATCAATTTTATTTAAATATTAGGTAATAATTTTAAATTTTAAAAAGTATTACTCGTTAGTATTACAAAATAAGCAAAAATAGATAGAATAGTAATACCATAATTTACTATGAATAGTGAACTAAAATATTAAAAAATTATCGAAAAAAAAGATAGGATAAAATTAAAAAAAGTTAAAAAATTATTAAAAAACTAAGAAAAAAAATAGAAAATTAAGAAAAAAAATAGAAAAAGAAAATAGCTAATAATAGCATTTAAATTTTAAAACACTAAGAATAAACACTAAATTTATTCGATACCGAAGGATTTTTTAAGTAACTCAGCGTTAACGAATCCTTCTTTGTATAATTTACCAGTGGTTAAATCGTTGATAACAACTTCAGCTGGTGCAAACATTCCTTTGTCGATTTGGTAGAAGTCAAATCCTGCATCTTTAAATACGTCAAAGAATGGTTTACCATATCCATCAGCTGCAGAAGATGGTAATTGAGCTGCTACTGCTGCAATGTCATCTCCTTCTTCAGATTTGACATAGTAGTAAGTTCTTCCACCGAATAAAACTGCATCATTGGTTTTGCCCATAGCTTTTAATCCATCTGGGTCGATAGGAGCGATTGGTGCAATACCTGCTGCATGTACAACTTTTTTAACATCGAATTTTAAGAATTCTAACATTTTGTAGGTACCGTTTTCAACTACTCTTCCTGCAATTTGGATAGATCCAACTAAGGAAGCAGTAGGAGCTACAAGCAAGAATACATTTTCTACAGCTACACCACATTCATCTGCAATGTATGCTGCTACATCATCACCAGGCAATACATCAGCTTCTAAAGTTAAGATTGCAATATCAGCTTCATCTTTGTAATCAATTTCCTCATAGGTTTCAGCTGGTTTTAAGGATAATGCTCTAGCTGGACCGGAACCTAATGCAAAGAAGTCTCCTACAGAAACAGACCAACCTGCTTTTTGTGCACCTAAGGTGGAAATAGCTGGGAAATCGGTTTTTATCTTTACAGAAGGTAATGCGAATTTTTCAGATAAGTCTCCAGGAATGGAAATACCCACATCAGCTAATCCTCCAAGACATACTTTAGTATATAATTCACCTGCTTTAAAACTACCAGCAACATTTACACCACAGTCAATAACGGTTGCTCCGTTTCCTAATTTGGAAACAGCAATGTTAAGGTCGTCAGCTTTTTCAATCATTACATCTACAGTTTTTTTAGCTTCTAAATTGACACTAACCATAGTTTAACCTCAATTAAAATATATTCTAATTTATAATTAGTTTATTCAAATAAAAATAATTAAATTGATTTAAAATTATTGATTTAAATTGAATTTACTTATTGATAATGAATAAAATATTATAATGATATTTTTAATTAACTAACTATTTAAAATTTTATAAATTTATTCAAATACAAAATGGTTATTATAAACAATATATCACAAAAATTAAAAATTAAAAGAATGATAAGAAAAAACAATTATAAATAACAATAATAGTTAAATTAAATAAATTATAAAAATTAATTCATATAATGAACTTTTTTCAATATATGATGATTTTTTTACAAATTTTAAAAGGAAATAAAATGGCTAAAAAAATAATAGCAGTCAATGCAGGACCTAGAAAAGGATGGAATACTGACACTCTAATTGATGAAGCGATAAAGGGAGCGAAATCTGCAGGCGCAGAAGTGCAGAAATTCAACTTGTTCCGTTTGGAAAAATACACAGGATGCATTTCATGCTTTGGATGTAAAAAAAATAAATATAAAGGAAATTGCATACGCAAAGACGGGTTGACAGAAGTATTGGATGCAATTCGTGAAGCCGATGGATTGATAATAGGATCTCCAAACTACTTAGGTGAACTTACAGCATCATTTAGAGCACTTTATGAAAGATTGGTATTTCAAAACTTGACATACAATACAGAGACTCCATGCTGCAATGAAAATCCAATTCCAACATTGCTAATTATGACAAGCAATGCACCTGATACAATGTATGAGGAATTGCTTCAAAATTATCAAAAAGTTTTTAATAGATTTGTAGGGCCAACTGAAGTCTTTGTATCTGGAGAAACACTTCAGCTTAAGGATTACAGCAAAACAGATTGGCCATGGTTTTTCAATGCTGAAGAAAGATATGAAAGACATGAAAAGATTTTCCCTAAAGAAAGAGAAGCTGCTTTCGAAAAAGGAAAAGAATTAGTTAAATAATTGATGAAATCGAAAAAGCTTTCAAACTTATGGATGAAAAGCCAAAAGACTTGATCAAGCCTATCATTTACACAGATGACTTATAGATTAATCTTTTATATTTTCTTTTTTTATTTTTAATTTCTTTATTTTTAATTTTTTTCTATTTTTTATTTAAACTACTATTTTCTTATTTTAAAATAAAATTAATATTCTCTTTTAAAATAAAATAAATATTTTCTTAAAATTCCAATTGTTCTGCAATGCACATCTTACAGACTGCATTAGGAGAGTCAACATTTGCATCCTTTACAGGGCAATAGTACTTTCCATTTATTTTTTCCACATACAATGAACCTGGAAATGGAGTTCCAACAGGATGAATAGGCTCTTCAAGAATAAAAGTAGTGTATAGTGATATGATAGAATAGACTAAAGGAAACTTTGTTTTATGGCTTAATGATTCAGAATCCTCATAGGACTGCAATGTTGCCACTGCATCTATAAACTCATCCTTATCGATTTTATGAGTATAGTGATTGTTATTGCTCCTTACTTCCTTTAAGCGAGCTAAAAAGTATTTTGCATATATTCCATGACTTTTCTTTTTATAGCTGTCTTGAACATATTTGCTTTCATCAATCAGTTCTGCATTGATTTCCATCAAGTCAAATACAGATACTGTTCCTGCATAATCCTTTAATACCTGTAAAAGAGCATCATTGGATATGCTATCCTCTCCAATAACAACATTTGAAAATTCCTTATACATTTCCTCATTTATAGTCATAAAATCACTCAATCATTTTTAAAATGCGTTTTTTATTAAAAAAGAAAAAATTAAAAAACAATGAGGTTTTAAATTTTGCTGGGATTGTCGTTAATTAATAACTGTGTTATTTAATTCTCTTTCCAATCATTTTGCATGTTTTAATGATGAAATATATTTTCCTTAATGACTTAAATATCTAATTTATATAAATCCAAAGGAATAACCTGCATTTTTGCAAATGCAATATCTGCATAATGATCTTTCATCCTTAATGTGGATGATTCTGTTCTTGCATTTGTATTCACCGTTTTCCAAAAAGACATCATACTTTGTAGGATTATCTCCAAAAGGATGCAATGGCTTTTTAGCTATTAAAACAAGATATAAAGAAAGTTCTCTTGTGAAATCCCTTGTTTCAATGTCTCCTGGATCATAAACACTGAAATAATAGTTTACATCACCTTCTATATTCTTAATTACAGCATCTTTTATTTCATAGTCCTCTTCAATATTCTTTTCATATATCTCATCATAAATTGAAGAATTATAAATAGCTAATCGTTTTGTTATGCTATCAGGATATCTCTCATCCGTAGCTTTTCTCTTTAAATAGTCTATGGGATAATCTTTCAAATTTTCTCTTATTTTTTCCAATAAATCTGTTGCTTTCATGAATGACACCTGATAATCAATAAATGAAAATTCTAAAAAAAGTAAAAAAAGAGTTAATTAAACTCTTTAGCCAAATCAGAGAGAATCTTTAACTTTTCTTTTGCAATTGGAATATCCACTTTTCTAAGGCCACAATCAGGATCAAGGAGCATGTTTTCCTTACCTACTGCTCTAATTCCCCTTTCAACCAAAGCTTTAACTTCCTCTTTATCATCAACAGCATTTACAGCTGAATCGACACAACCGAATCCTAATTTTTTGCCCTTAAGTAAATCAGCATTTGCTTCAAGAACACCTATGTTTACATTGTTTCCAGCAAATTCACAATCCAATATATCAATAGGGAACTTAGCTATTTCTTTAAAGCATCCATCAAGATTACCGCAGACATGCATTCCCATGGGCATTTCAATTCCATCAGTAAGAATGCCTATCGCTTCTTTTGCAACTTTCAAGTCAACCATGCCTGTAGATAAGAATGGCTCATCGATTTGAACATATTTTGCTCCAGCCTTCTCAGCGGACTCAACCTCACGTCTTAATGCATAAGCGCAGTCAATGATAGCAGGATTTCTCTCCTTGTAAAATGATTCAACTCTTGAAGAGTGAACAATAGTGGAAGGTCCTGTCAACATAAGCTTGACTCCCTTTTTGCTTGCCTCATCTTCACTCATGTTCCTATCCTTAATCTCTTTTTTAAGGACATTTAGAGCAAATTTCAAGTCCTTGATCATTATATCAACTTGAGGGGCCCTTATCTTGGATACAATAACTGAAGAATTCATTTCATATGAGAATCCTGGAATATGCTTTACAAAGGAACCTACCATATCCCCTCTTGGCTGACCATCCCCAATAATGTCTATTCCACAGTCCAATTGCAATTTGACTGCCTCTTCAATAGCTATCTTATAAGGATCATACAATCCAATTGAAGACTTTATCTTTTCACCAAGAGTTTCAGGTTCCTTCAAATCAATCCCAAAACTACCTACAACAGTTGTAATCAAATAATCACCATAAATTTATGTTTTCATTTACATATCTAATCAGCGCCAATATCCATTGCCCTAACGCTTTCAATCTCTTCTGGGCTAATTGGAATCTTAATAGCTGCAGTTCCATGGCAAGGCTTGGTATAAGTAATCAATATGGCACCTTCATCTTCATTGATTCCCACAGGTATAGGTGGAAGTCCAATCAGTCTTGCTCCCAATACCTTATCCCCAGGATTTACATGAATAATCTCTTTGGAGTTTTCTTCAATAAGCTTGTAACATTGTTTAACTCCAGAACGTTGTACAAGTATTTCATAATCATCATTTTGTTGCAAATATGTTTCTAAACAGAAAGACATCTAATCACCATCATTAAATAATAATTGATAAATTCTATTAAAATAATAATTATTCTTCTAAAGTTTTCAAGTATTTGTCAAATCTAACCTTAATTGGATTTGGATTATGGAAAGCCCTTACAGCAATGATATCCGCATCAGTTGAGGATTCGACCATATCTGCAAATTCAGCCACTTCTTCTGCATCTCTTGAGAATACAAGAGCCAATGCCTTGCATTTTAAGATATGATAATAGGTTATGAAGAAAGTAGCTGCGGCATCCTTAT
This Methanobrevibacter ruminantium DNA region includes the following protein-coding sequences:
- a CDS encoding methionine synthase, which produces MITTVVGSFGIDLKEPETLGEKIKSSIGLYDPYKIAIEEAVKLQLDCGIDIIGDGQPRGDMVGSFVKHIPGFSYEMNSSVIVSKIRAPQVDIMIKDLKFALNVLKKEIKDRNMSEDEASKKGVKLMLTGPSTIVHSSRVESFYKERNPAIIDCAYALRREVESAEKAGAKYVQIDEPFLSTGMVDLKVAKEAIGILTDGIEMPMGMHVCGNLDGCFKEIAKFPIDILDCEFAGNNVNIGVLEANADLLKGKKLGFGCVDSAVNAVDDKEEVKALVERGIRAVGKENMLLDPDCGLRKVDIPIAKEKLKILSDLAKEFN
- a CDS encoding DUF1894 domain-containing protein; protein product: MSFCLETYLQQNDDYEILVQRSGVKQCYKLIEENSKEIIHVNPGDKVLGARLIGLPPIPVGINEDEGAILITYTKPCHGTAAIKIPISPEEIESVRAMDIGAD